ctttctgcCTTCGTTACAGATACCGTAAAGTTCAATATGGTATCAGATGTACCCCTTTaatcttctttctttcctttcttggttttctttatcCTATCTTTCCTCTTCTTTCTTACACCATGACTGAATCAACCCAACCAACCTGTGAATCAACCCAACCAACCCCTCTACCCAGTTACCTTACCTTATACCCCAATGAAAACCCTACAACCCCTCTTGTATCTCCTGTTTTAGAAGATTCAAACTATCATCCCTGGTCACGATCGATGCTTACTGCCTTGAATGCCAAGAACAAGGTTGAATTTGTTCTTGGAACTGCTCCTCGACCTGCCACAACAGAATCCACATATGCTTTATGGACCTGTTGCAACAGCATGGTGATTTCTTGGCTTGTCCATTCAGTATCCCTCTCCATTCGTCCCAGTATCTTATGGATGGATAATGCTGTCACTATCTGAAACGACCTACAACACAGATTATCTCAAGGTGATCGATCACGCATTTCAACTCTCCAAATGGATGCTGCAACCCTTTGCCAAGGTGACCTATCTGTTTCTGACTATTTCACAAAACTTCGTATCATATGGGATGAATTGGATAACTTCCGACCCAACCCCATATGCACATGCAAACCCAAATGCTCTTGCATTCTTTCTTCTGTTATTTCTCTCCGTAAGTCTGAAGACCAGTCTATGCAATTTTTTCGTGGTCTCAATGACAATTTTCACAACATCAGACTCACATGTTACTGCTTGAACCTTTACCTCCTGTCACAAAGATTTTCTCCTCTGTCATCCAACAAGAACGCCAATTTGCTGCTGGATCTTTCACTGCGTCTGTTCGACACACACATCAATCTCCCTCTACATCATCCAATGCATCACCTAACACGGGAACCAGTACTGTTCTTGCTACATCTTCCAATACTTGCAATTACTGCAAACGCCCTGGCCATAATGAATCTGCTTGCTTCCGCAAAACTGGTTTTCCCAACCAAGATGGCAAATCATCTAAAACACAAATCATCAGGAAAATATGCACCTACTGCAATAGATCGGGCCATACCATTGATATATGTTTCAAAAAACATGGCTATCCTCCCGGACATAAACTTCACTCTGGGAAATCACCTCAAGCTCATCACCTCACCACCCAAGAAACAACTTCTATTTCCTCAAATTCTACTGACAGTGGTGATATACGACTTACTCCTGAATAGTTCCAACTTCTTTCAgatctttttcaaaaatcagCTACAGTTACGCCCACTGCACAAGTAAACCAAGTTGGATCTATCTCTTCCACTCATTCAATGGCTGGTAATATCCACAACATGACTTTTGCTAATTCTTGGATCATTGACTCTGGAGCTACAGATCATATCTGTACATCTTTACATCATTTCATTTCTTATAAACGCATCAGCCCCATTTATATCAATCTTCCTAATGGTTCCACTGTTTTTGCACACTATACTGGCCTGTTGCTTTCAACACCAACTTTCAATTACTTGATGTTCTTTATGTCCCCCAATTCTCTTTCAATCTTCTTTCTGTTTCTAAAATTGTTAACTCTCTTCACTTTGATctcactttttcttcttctggcTGTATGATACAGGATGTGAAAATCAAAGAGAAGATTGGTTTAGTTAAAGTTCATGCTGGTTTATATGTACTGACCTCTGCGGCTTTTACTTCTTCTCATTCTTTATGTAATTCTGCAACTACTACTCTATGGCACTCCCGCTTAGGCCATCCCTCCCATGAAAGATTATGTTTGTTACATCAAAAATATTCTTACATTGTTGCTGAAAATCCTGACACTTGTGATGTTTGTCATAgatcaaaacaaagaaaactcccTTTTCCCCTTAGCACATCTCGCACTTTAAAACCTTTTGATCTCATACATATTGACATTTGGGGACCATGTTCTGCATCCATAAatggttttaaatattttcttactatCGTTGATGATTGTACATGTTATACTTGGCTCATTCCTATGATTGCTAAATCTCAAACTCGAAAACATGTTTCTGACTTTGTTACCTGCATCCATACTCAATTTCCAACTGTTATTAAAGTTATTCGAACAGACAATGGTTCTGAATTTCTTATGCATGGTTTTTACACTAAATATGGCATTATTCACCAAACTTCATGCACTTATACTCCTGAACAAAACGGTATTGTGGAACGCAAACACCAACATATTCTTAATGTCACTCGTGCTCTCCTTTTCCAAGCTCACTTACCTCATAATTTTTGGTGCTTTGCAGCTCAACATGCTGTTTTATTAATCAATTGCATACCAACACCTTTGCTTAAAAATGATACACCTTATGAACGTTTATATGGTTCTTTATATGATCTTTCTCTGCTTCGCATATTTGGTTGTTTATGCTATATATCCACTCATTATGTAAAACGCACAAAACTTAACAGCAAAGCTATTTCAAGAATTTTTTTGGGTTTCAAACCCCACACTAAAGGCTATTTGTTTCTTAATTTAAGCACTCACCAAATTGATATATCACGTCATGTCATTTTTCATGAACACACATTTCCTTATTTTGTCATCACTCATAACTCACCTGATCACAATTCCCTTTCCCTTCCCACCCCTGCACATTACATGCATGATTTCACTGTCCTTGATCAAACTACACGTACACATGTTGATGATACCCCACATGGCCCTTCTACTACACCTACCACGGATAATGCTTCCATTTTACCTGACACCGTTCCACCATCTGCTACTGCCCCAGATTCCACTACCATCACTGATCCACCACGACGATCTAACAGACAACGAAAGGTCCCTTCTTATCTTAATGATTTCCAAACTCACACTACTGTTAGATACCCCATTACTCAATACTTAAAATATAGTCAACTTTCTCCCTCTTTTAAACATATTATATTGTCTATATCTTCCACTAATACACCACATAGTTACACCCATGCTTCAAAGGATCCTCGATGGGTTCAAGCAATGCAGGATGAATTACAAGCCTTAGCAGATAACAACACATGGGTTCTCACTGATTTACCACTTGGAAAAACTGCCATTGGCTGCTGCTGGGTGTACAAGGTTAAACATCATTCTGATGGATCCATTGAACGCTTCAAAGCCCGACTGGTTGCCAAAGGATACAACCAGCTTGAGGGACTCGATTTTCTCGACACTTTCGCACCCGTTGCCAAGCTCACCACTCTTCGCCTGCTACTTGCCCTTGCCACATCGCAACATTGGATAATCAAACAGCTTGATGTAAACAACGCTTTTCTCCACGGTGATCTTCACGAGGAGGTCTATATGAAACTTCCCCCAGGTTTTCATTCCCCTCATCCCTCCAAAGTTTGCAAATTGCAACGTTCCCTCTATGGTCTCAAACAAGCAGGGCGCCAATGGTATGCCAAGCtctcttcctttcttttatCTAACAATTACACATGTTCCTATGCTAATCACTCCTTATTTCTCAACCATACTAATCAATCTCTTACTGCTATCCTTGTCTATGTCGATGACGTTATGCTCACGGGAAATAACGCTCAAGAAATCACCCGCATCACTACTTTGCTTCACTCACACTTCCACATTAAAAACCTCAGTGATCTTACCTATTTTCTAGGTTTTGAAATTGCACGCAACTCCACTGGTCTTCACCTCAGTCAACGCAAGTATACCCTTGATCTGCTTCATGAAACAGGCACGCTGAATAGTGCCCCTGCTCCTACTCCAATGGCCAAAACATCTCGCCTACAACCTGATGGCCACCTCCTTGATGATAATGCTGCTGCCTCCTTCAGAAGACTCATAGGCTGCCTTATCTATCTCACCAACACCCGTCCTGATATCGCTTTTGCTGTCAACAATCTCAGCCAGTTTGTTTCTGCCCCTACCACCTCTCATCAACAAGCCGCACATCGTATCCTCCGCTATTTAAAAGGTACTCCTGGTCAGGGCCTCTTCTTCCACACCAACACATATCTTCATCTTAAGGCTTATAATGACTCTGATTGGGCATCTTGTCCTTCAATACGCAAATCTGTAACCGGCTTCTCTATCTATCTTGGACACTCCCTCATATCATGGAAATCCAAGAAGCAACAAACCATCTCCTGCAGCAGCTCTGAAGTTGAATATCGTGCCCTCGCTTCCACTGCGTGTGAAATTCAGTGGTTGACCTACATTCTTCAGGACTTCAAGCTTCCTTTCACACTTCCTGCAACCCTTTATTGCGACAACTACTCTGCTATTCAAATCGCCTCCAAACAAGTATATCATGAACGAACAAAGCACATCGAAATTGATTGCCACCTTATACGCGAGAAGATCAATCATGGCTTGATTAAACTACTCACTATCTCCTCCTCCTCCCAAGCTGCAGACATTTTTACTAAGCCTCTACCCCCACATACCTTCCATATACATAATTCCAAGCTGGGAATGAAAAACATCTATTCCCAGCTTGAGTGAGGCTAATAATATATCCATATCTGTAATGTTCAGCTCCCACACTTACCCCTAACTTCCTGTGTTTTGATAGTTAGGTTTCTGTTATtagtagtttttcttttatatatatatatatatatatatatatatatatatatatatatatatatatatatatatatatatatatatatatatatatatatatatatatatatatatatatatatttttgtatagcTTCTTTTACATACACAAATATACAATATACTTTCTTTTTCCATAAAAAGTttttccctttctctctctttccctTCTGCCTTCGTTACTGTAAAGTTCAATAGAGAGCTCTAATACATAACTTGTTATAAGCTTTCACCGTACTATTGCATCGAAAAGATTGGACATTACAATTTCTTAGCAGTTCAGCTACATAAACAGAGATTCCTCGCAAGAACGAGCACGATTGGCGATTGATGTAATAATAATCCTTATAATGTACACAAACACAGTAAAacggaaaaagaaaaggagaattCACCGAAAGAGGCAAGTGGATAGCAGAACACGTCATCAGCGCTTGGCGGAGTTGTTATCATAATCGACGATCTCGGAATCAGTGACGGATCTCGAGTGCTGGACGATGGAGCGACCGATGGAGTTGATCCAGTCTTCCTTCTCCTTTTCGGAATCGGCGATGAAGTACATGGTGTCGGAGCGCGTGGAAAGCTCAAACGCGTTGGGCTTGTTGAGGATGTCTTCGGCGCCTTTGACAGTGAGGCACGTGGCGACGGGTATGACACCGCGTGGTCGAGAGGCGCGTGTGACGGCGGAGTCCTTGAACCAGAAGAGTTTGCCCTGCTTAAGGACGAACCAACGGCGGCGCCAGGTCTTGATGTACTCGCCCTGCTTGGTGAGCCATCCACTTCGCTCGGGGTTGGACCAAAACTCGACGCCGTCGTAGTTGGTGGAATTCTCCGACATGCCAAGCGCCGCGCGCCACAGGCTCCCCATCGGAGTTCGAAGATGAGAACTGGTTGAATGATTCGATGGCCAGTGTtagctaaaaataattaaataaaaataaaaatattgataatataaaagattaatttttatttaattatttttttaatttgtgtggttaatgaaaactaataaaaataagatattttatatttaatatttaaaaacaaatagctcaaaaataaaaataaaaataaataaatatatatatatatatatatatatatatatatatttattttttattttttttatttatttgacaaTAATATAACCATCCAAGAAGAAATAGAACTATAGTACCATAATATATGCAAAGAAACTACTCATTTATAGAACTTTTCTGAAAAttatacatgaaaaaaaatatagagttCTCAAAACGGGTAATTTGGCTCGTTCTGTCCGACTCATCACGGGTTAAtaatttagtgagtcaacccactccggctcacttattagcaagccaaaaaaatttgaattcgacccggctcaccacgagttggtgggttaaacggatTGGCTCACGGgctcacataattaaaaaaatacatttttttagtcaaaactaaattataattctaattaaaatctaaataaactttaatacaatccaacacaaaccaaaatcacaacaatacaaattatctatgtgttagctaaaaaaataatttaaccttatccaaatgcaaagtccaactaaacaaaaacacttgtgtgactcTTTATTCACCAACCTGGCTCACCATAGGTTCAAATCGGGTGAGCTGGATTTTAGGTGGACTGGATCAAAAATCAAactgtattgaaatttataagaaaatttcaacccaacccgattCGAACCTGTGGTGAGCCAGGTTAGCTCGCAGGTtctaacccattttgacaactctataTAAAATCAAACTGCAAATTCCTCTTCATGTAGAGGTACAACAACACTTGTATTATCCTCTATTTTCACTAAAAAGATGATCATGGCAAAGACGAAAAACAAAGATAAGGAAATCAACAAAACACAAGGTTAAGCTAGCTGAAAAAGAGATAACATAtatatctgtgtgtgtgtgtgtgtgtgtgtgtgtgtgcgtgtgtgtgtgtgtgtgtgtgtgtgtgtttgtgtgtgtataAATAGTACCAAAATACCTAATAACATGTTAGATTTCATCACACAGTTCTCATACATTCGTACATGAAATTAGACTCTTCTTACTCAATTTATCTAGATACATGCATTTGAGTCAGACTCGTGAAGTTGTGCACTTGTGGTGGTAGTACATTGCTCTTTCGAGCTATCACACACAAGATTAGTCCCTGTCACGTTCATAAGAACCCTAGGACTGTTCTTATGACATGACCTCTTGTCACTCTCACCAACTAATAATTCTCCTCTATATGAGTATGAATGGTTAGTAGAATTCAGGATAATTTCACATGATGGAACGGTCCTTACCTCAATGCATACCCTAGTAATTCACACACAAGATAGAATTTCCTCCTTGGAAATCACTACATCATCATCACTTTCATACCATGATTTAACCAACTAATATTCACATCACACATTCTCATATGAACTTAAATCATCACACCATAACATACACATATATCGTACCTTAATCCAAAGTCATTCATCCTTTACAATACATCAACATCCATACTTTACACTTCATATCACATTCCAACGGTCTTAGATCTTCAAACATATGAACACAGAGTGAGAAACATTAAGAGAGAAGTTagaaaattctagaaaaatattatctagaaagataatgtgttttaaagtaatgaaactcatttataatattttctatttatattaaaacattttaatattaaaatgattgaGTCTTACCAtttgaaaaacataaacaatCATGAAATACCATAATTTTAGGTCTTACTTTAAAGTGTTACTCTTAGTAACATTTTCtagcaaatataattaaaaaagatattataaaatatatattaaataatgtaatcatcgattataattatagaaaaagaaaataatttttttatagacaaTAATATTTCATTCCAATAAATTTGTATAGTAAGTTGAGAtttgttaatatgttttttttaattatagaaggTCTTTTTTAACACAACATTAtctttaaaattgtaaaagatttctcaaatcattttttttgtttttaccaAAAAGGAGTGATGTACTTCTTAGGTAGAAAATTGATGtttttaaaatggttaaatatgtttttggttcctcaactttcagtgaaaattgaaattagttcttCTTTGAAACTATAGCCTAATTTAGTTCCCCAACTTTAGAACTACGTGGATTTGGTTTTTTTAACCAAGTTTGATGTTTCAAGTGTGTTTCAtatgtatttgagttgtttacatcgtttgattcattttttgttCAATGTTAGTTaagaaatgcgtttgaaactctaaataaatttaacaaaatttgattgaaaaaactaaattcacataATTTTAAAGTTGGAGAACTAAATTGCGTCATTGTTTCGAAGGAGttccaattttcacttaaagttaaggaaccaaaaacatatttaaccctttttaaaatactaatatggttttctgaaaaaaattAGATTCGAATTACGCGCTCAAATTTGAGTAGGAGCTTTTCCACACATGTAAAACCTTTTATAAAAATGGAAATGTATTGGTGCATTGagtgttatatttaattatttaacccttatttagCACATTTTTTCATCTAGgattaaatctatttttatttcttaatttttataaaaaattagaattagccTTCTCTCAAAACTTTGgtctaatttagtttttcaacttttaaaatgtgtgaatataattcttttaacaaaattttgttaaatgtatttgatattttaaatgtatttcataataatatttgaattgtttataccatttgacacatttttccttcaatattagttgaaaaacatgtttaaaacgtcaaaataaatttaacaaaatttggttaaaagaactaaatttacgcatttttaaaattgaaaattaaattaggttaaagttttgaagataccaagttttacttaaaaaatttaagttataggagaaaacatatttaagacTTCAATCTAATATTTGTTACCTTTTTGTTATTAGAATATACTTGAAATTTGTGGATATAGATAAATACATTACTAGGGGGCTATGATACACAGATATAATACGTGTATCGGATACGACACGTATCCGATATGccgatatgtttatttttaaaataataggatacgatacatgatatatgaataatgaaaaatatataataattcttacaaacataataaatatatgattaatgtGGGAatccaaaattttcaattagagaccaattattttggtagtcaaaaccttgtagttaatgttagtgaccaatttaaaaatcaattcatcatttaaattattttaattattaatttagataccggttataattttttgaaactactttagttatcaatttggtcactatatagtgactaattattttttgtcactaaaattggttactattcaaaatttttattgtagTGTATTACTAacttataaattagatacttcattgataaatatCGTTAgagtatcctaaagtatcggaCACGATACGTGTCAGATACGGATACATGACCCAAgttgaagtatcggtgcatcatagcTAGGGGGCCATGTCCCCaacacaattatatatatactagtCCTTCTACCTGTGCAACGCacgaattttttttacatgtaataaTTGTGGTAATAGCAATGAGTTTTTGGATATTTAACTATCTATATGATGAgaatctaatatttttaaaagatgttGAAGTGTATCAATAGAATAGATCAATTTAGAAtgtaattaaagtggtatgtcaagttaatatttgatttcattGAATATTATCTTCAaccaccaacaacaaaaatatgactAATACACTACTTTgttaatataagaataaaaaaagaataaattacatACCTAGAATGTCTCATTTGGTATTCAAGTTCATAAATTCCTTTTGTACACAACGACATCTGCAAAAAGTTGATGAAGATTACAAAAATTTTTCCAGCCAGTTCCAATCTTAACAGAATTACGTCTTATGATCAATTTATATTCGACTTCTCCCCTTGGTCCGTGTAGAACAATAGATCTAAGACcaccatttttaaaataagtggcaaattcttttttcaaatactgcaacaaaaaggataaaatatcTTACTTATCAAGAAgccatgtaaataaataatcaaaaaaaaaataaaactaaccaAGTGGCTGGCTCGACAGTAGTATGTTGATAGTTGAACTTCAAAATGCTTTAAGTTTGAAGTATGTAGAGGACGACGGATAGAAAGATGGTTGAAGAAGTTGGCTTTCAATGTTGAGTCGCAAACACGTTTAGAGACGTGTAGTTGGAAAGACGAATTTCCAAAATATTTGAAGACAACCAATTTGTCAGACTCATCtgcataaaaagatattaaatcatTCCAGCCTTGGGTGATCATTGGAGTGTGAATATTCATGTTGTACGTAACATTATGAACATTCCTGTTGTAATCAACAATGGTCCACTGTGAACCAAGGTCCTTCAAATTACGTATTATGAAGAGTCGGTCGACGTGTCCAAAATCCTTCAAAGATAAGGAAGTttagaataaagaaatacaaaCAAAGAATACAAAGGAATgtgaaggaataaaaaaaatacctgGTCTTTCAAAAACATAGTCAAGAATCCGCCAAGCATTTTGCCAGATAGTATGGCTTGTGGTGTGCGCACGGATTCCATTGTTTGAGAAAAGAGTGGGTATGAAGAATAATTTCAAGAGAAAATAATGGGTCACACAACAGAAACAAAATTTGTCAGTTTGTAGTCGCcaatatatagaaagagaaaacGAAAAGTCATTATTGTTGCcaatatatagaaagagaaaaggatAAGTCATTCCTTTTGGTAGAGTCCGTACTTACTGGTGAATCGTGCATCAAAATTTTTgcaattaattgtgaatataaaagtgaataaaaagtatgaattaaaagataatagggttgaaataataaaataaataaataattaaaataaaaaatttaagatttgtgAAGTGATTTTttgacataaaataaaatatctaaaagtaTTTCAAATGTCGTAAAAAATGGAAAGTGGCAATCAGAACAGAATACAAAGAGTTGTGAAAATGTTAAAGAAAGAAtcgaaaaacattaaaaataaaaacaaataatgacATGAACAAAGCTGACATGCATGTGTTGGTTATCTGGAGATCAAACctttaaacaaaagaaacatgatgaacaaaagaagatgaaaagaagaaagCTCAGAAAAGAATATAAAGCATCTCCAGACTCGGTCTTTTGCGGTTTAAATAAGATGTTTGTGATTGTACTCTTGATCTGAAGAATTAAAAAACCTGAAACTTAAGATGAAGCAAAGAATCAATTACAATTCAgaataaaacataaagaaccatacatgttcgcttgagaaagcaaaaaaaaaaatatcgacaaaagaaacataagatgaacggaaaatctcagatgcatgtgtttgtactcttcagttgaagcctgtaaacaaaagaaacatgatgaacagaagaaCATGAATAGAAGAAAgctcagaaaaaaatataaagcatctACAAACTCGATTTTTTGCGGTTTAAATCagatgtttgtggttgtactcttgatttgaagaattaaaaaaactgaaacTTAAGATGAAGCCAATAATCACTTACAACtcagaaaaaaaacataaagaaccatacatgttcgcttgagaaagcaaaaaaaaaatatcgacaaaagaaacataagatgAACGGAAAATCTCAAATGCATGTGTTTGTACTCTTCAgttgaagcctgtaaacaaaagaaacatgatgaacagaagaagatgaacacaAGATAcctcagaaaaaaatataaagcatctCCAGACTCAGTTTTTTGCAGGTTAAAACAGATGTTTGTGGTtttactcttcatttcaagcatttaaacacctgaaacataagatgaagccaagaaaccattagatctcagtaaaaaacataaagaaccatacatgttcgcttgagaaagcaaaagaaaaaaggatcTCCACAAAAGAAAGATAAGATGAACGACAAATCTCAGATGCATGTCTTTGTAATCTAgttgaagcctgtaaacaaaagaaacatgatgAACAAAAGAAGATGAACAAAAGATAgctcaaaaaaaaatataaaccatcTTCAGACTCGGTTTTTTGTGGGTTAAAACAAATGtttgtggttgtactcttcatttcaagcatttaaacaCCTGAAACATAAGATGAAGCCAAGAAACCATTAGATCTAAGTAAAAGACATAAAGAACCATACCAGTTCGCTtgagaaagcaaaaaaaaaaaaagatctccacaaaagaaacataagatgaacgtcaaatctcagatgcatgtctttgtaatcttcagttgaagcctgtaaacaaaagaaacatgatgaacagaagaagatgaacagaagaaagctcagaaaaatatataaagcatCTCCAGACTCGGTTTTTTGCTGGTTAAAAaagatgtttgtggttgtacccttcatttcaagcatttaaacaCCGAAAACATAAGATCAAGCAAAGAAACCATTAGATCTcagtaaaaaacataaagaacaatACCAGTTCGCTtgagaaagcaaaaaaaaaaaaagatatccacaaaataaacataagaTGAACGGCAAATCTCAGATGCATGTCTTTGTAATCGTCAGTTGAAGCctataaacaaaagaaaaatgatgaacaGAACAAAgctcataaaaaaatataaaccatcTCCATAGTCGTTTTCTTGCGATTTAAAAACAACTCgatcaaaagaagaagatgaacaaaagaagatgttagagaagaaGCTAAGAAAGGCAGAGAAACCATGATGAACGCGGAGCAACAGagacagagaaagagagagaaagaagtgagaAGGCGGTggcagagagaatgagaaagagagagaaagaagtgagaAGGCGATcgcagagagaatgagaaagagagagaaagaattgAGAAGGCGGAAGGTGAGAAGactgagaaagagagagaaagaagttttaattaaaactttcgttcttccatttcttttccaatttttttctaCATTCAAAATGCTGAGAGATTGACACATCAGCGTTTTTaccttttgtagataaaaatttgaattgagaagtaggtcagatatattattcaattgaaaaactTGCCTTTTGTTAGTTCCCAATCGTatatagtattatatatatatatatatatatatatatatatatattaatatataattttaaatatatttttttaaaaattaatattttaataaatttgtatatatctatatttatatataaggaaAAGGTTTTTTAGTTgtccacatttatttttttaattttatattttaagtattttttaaataaaattaattattttattaatattatcttttaaatgattatttgtgtaatttaattatttttttatttgattattttttttaaacttaatcattataaataaaaattaattatagtaaaattataaaaaaatatttatatttaattttataattataataataacaacaattattattttattattttttattatcatgaaaaaagtaaatacaatatttttaggaaaatgatattttaatccatCTTTTTTGACCTATTTTTAACCTAGTATTGTAATCACCGTTAGATAatctattttgattctttttagtgatgtgatgtgatgatctaatgatGATTGAAGTGATGAGTTAGAAGTAAatcaaaaaaagtgggttaaagtaTATTGTCcatatttttactagtttatataaaaattatgagattactcttttgattcctattttcgttcaaaaatatcaagttggtcttcgattttttttgtctcaatttggttccgatttt
This portion of the Vigna unguiculata cultivar IT97K-499-35 chromosome 6, ASM411807v1, whole genome shotgun sequence genome encodes:
- the LOC114188162 gene encoding pleckstrin homology domain-containing protein 1-like, whose amino-acid sequence is MGSLWRAALGMSENSTNYDGVEFWSNPERSGWLTKQGEYIKTWRRRWFVLKQGKLFWFKDSAVTRASRPRGVIPVATCLTVKGAEDILNKPNAFELSTRSDTMYFIADSEKEKEDWINSIGRSIVQHSRSVTDSEIVDYDNNSAKR